In the genome of Epinephelus lanceolatus isolate andai-2023 chromosome 18, ASM4190304v1, whole genome shotgun sequence, one region contains:
- the LOC117250810 gene encoding immunoglobulin lambda-1 light chain-like isoform X1: MLGTLCTLITALTYVDAVIVLTQTPAVHTVSTGQQVVLNCNIQRYDSADVSWYKQVPGEAPQFVLYFFLGDGSLNFGSGFSSDRFNSKSSSNIDYQFIIKRTETGDSAVYYCRTWDNSAKEHVFGQGTKLIVTSSSLPPPVLTVFPPSSAELQSNKASLVCLSSQSVPFADVSWLLGGSPVSSGISTSTAVQQADQTFQISSYLAVQTSDWNMDKVYTCKVSLGSQTAEKNINKSHCPTEEQ, from the exons TAACAT ATGTTGATGCAGTGATAGTGCTGACCCAGACACCTGCTGTCCACACAGTTTCTACAGGACAACAAGTTGTTCTCAACTGCAACATTCAGAGATATGATAGTGCCGATGTCAGTTGGTATAAACAGGTTCCTGGTGAAGCTCCTCAGTTTgttctctatttttttcttgGGGATGGTTCACTCAACTTTGGATCAGGATTCTCCTCAGACAGATTCAACTCTAAATCCTCATCAAACATAGATTACCAGTTCATCATAAAGCGGACAGAGACAGGAGACTCTGCTGTCTATTACTGTCGGACATGGGACAACTCTGCTAAGGAGCAT GTATTCGGACAAGGCACCAAGCTGATTGTGACAA gctccagcctccctcctcctgtcctgACAGTCTTCCCTCCGTCCAGTGCTGAGCTCCAGTCCAACAAAGCCTCTCTGGTCTGTCTGTCCAGTCAGTCTGTGCCTTTTGCAGATGTGAGCTGGTTGCTTGGTGGGAGTCCAGTGAGCAGTGGGATCTCTACCAGCACCGCTGTTCAGCAAGCAGACCAGACGTTCCAAATCAGCAGCTATCTGGCCGTCCAGACGTCAGACTGGAACATGGATAAggtttacacatgtaaagtgtctttgggCTCCCagactgcagagaaaaacatcaacaagtcCCACTGTCCCACTGAAGAACAGTAG
- the LOC117267953 gene encoding immunoglobulin lambda-1 light chain-like isoform X2 produces MLGTLCTLITALTYVDAVIVLTQTPAVHTVSTGQQVVLNCNIQRDDSQYVVWYKQVPGEAPQYVLEFLYSNSALNFGSGFSSDRFNCKSSSNIDYQFIMKRTETGDSAVYYCQTWDDSASAAVFGQGTKLIVTSCSLPPPVLTVFPPSSAELQSNKASLICISILPSESKGFADVSWLLGGSPVSSGISTSTAVQQADQTFQISSYLAVQTSDWNMDKVYTCKVSLGSQTAEKNINKSHCPTEEQ; encoded by the exons atgctggGGACCCTCTGCACTCTCATCACTGCTCTAACAT ATGTTGATGCAGTGATAGTGCTGACCCAGACGCCTGCTGTCCACACAGTTTCTACAGGACAACAAGTTGTTCTCAACTGCAACATTCAGAGAGATGATAGCCAATATGTCGTCTGGTATAAACAGGTTCCTGGTGAAGCTCCTCAGTATGTTCTGGAGTTTCTTTATTCTAACAGCGCACTCAACTTTGGATCAGGATTCTCCTCAGACAGATTCAACTGTAAATCCTCATCAAACATAGATTACCAGTTCATCATGAAGCGGACAGAGACAGGAGACTCTGCTGTCTATTACTGTCAGACATGGGATGACTCTGCTTCTGCAGCT GTATTCGGACAAGGCACCAAGCTGATTGTGACAA GTTGcagcctccctcctcctgtcctgACAGTCTTCCCTCCGTCCAGTGCTGAGCTCCAGTCCAACAAAGCCTCTCTCATCTGTATTTCCATTTTGCCCAGTGAGTCTAAGGGTTTTGCAGATGTGAGCTGGTTGCTTGGTGGGAGTCCAGTGAGCAGTGGGATCTCTACCAGCACCGCTGTTCAGCAAGCAGACCAGACGTTCCAAATCAGCAGCTATCTGGCCGTCCAGACGTCAGACTGGAACATGGATAAggtttacacatgtaaagtgtctttgggCTCCCagactgcagagaaaaacatcaacaagtcCCACTGTCCCACTGAAGAACAGTAG
- the LOC117267953 gene encoding immunoglobulin lambda-1 light chain-like isoform X3 gives MLGTLCTLITALTCVSGVTVVTQKPPVMTLRKGETATMDCNVGTVADKAVWYKQIPGGVPQYVLSFFHSWSSVYYGSGFSSPKFTSNHQSTSDYRLIINNVEEGDSAVYYCHTWDSSAKEEVFGQGTKLIVTSCSLPPPVLTVFPPSSAELQSNKASLICISILPSESKGFADVSWLLGGSPVSSGISTSTAVQQADQTFQISSYLAVQTSDWNMDKVYTCKVSLGSQTAEKNINKSHCPTEEQ, from the exons atgctggGGACCCTCTGCACTCTCATCACTGCTCTAACAT GTGTGAGTGGTGTGACGGTGGTGACACAGAAGCCTCCTGTTATGACGCtgaggaaaggagagacagCCACCATGGACTGTAACGTGGGGACTGTTGCTGATAAAGCCGTCTGGTATAAACAGATTCCAGGAGGAGTTCCTCAGTATGTGCTGAGTTTTTTTCACAGCTGGAGCTCTGTTTATTATGGCTCTGGTTTCTCCTCTCCAAAGTTCACATCTAATCATCAGTCAACATCAGATTATCGTTTGATCATCAAcaatgtggaggagggagactcAGCAGTCTATTACTGTCACACATGGGACAGCTCTGCTAAAGAGGA GGTATTCGGACAAGGCACCAAGCTGATTGTGACAA GTTGcagcctccctcctcctgtcctgACAGTCTTCCCTCCGTCCAGTGCTGAGCTCCAGTCCAACAAAGCCTCTCTCATCTGTATTTCCATTTTGCCCAGTGAGTCTAAGGGTTTTGCAGATGTGAGCTGGTTGCTTGGTGGGAGTCCAGTGAGCAGTGGGATCTCTACCAGCACCGCTGTTCAGCAAGCAGACCAGACGTTCCAAATCAGCAGCTATCTGGCCGTCCAGACGTCAGACTGGAACATGGATAAggtttacacatgtaaagtgtctttgggCTCCCagactgcagagaaaaacatcaacaagtcCCACTGTCCCACTGAAGAACAGTAG
- the LOC144458595 gene encoding immunoglobulin lambda-1 light chain-like isoform X2: protein MLGTLCTLITALTCVSGVTVVTQKPPVVTLRKGETATMDCNLGTVTDSAAFWYKQIPGGVPQYVLRFRHSWSSVDYGSGFSSPKFTSNHQSTSDYRLIINNVEEGDSAVYYCATWDSSAKEYVFGQGTKLIVTSSSLPPPVLTVFPPSSAELQSNKASLVCLSSQSVPFADVSWLLGGSPMSSGISTSTAVQQADQTFQISSYLAVQTSDWNMDKVYTCKVSLGSQTAEKNINKSHCPTEEQ, encoded by the exons atgctggGGACCCTCTGCACTCTCATCACTGCTCTAACAT GTGTGAGTGGTGTGACGGTGGTGACACAGAAGCCTCCTGTTGTGACGCtgaggaaaggagagacagCCACCATGGACTGTAACCTGGGGACTGTGACTGATAGTGCTGCATTCTGGTATAAACAGATTCCAGGAGGAGTTCCTCAGTATGTGCTGAGGTTTCGTCACAGCTGGAGCTCTGTAGACTATGGCTCTGGTTTCTCCTCTCCAAAGTTCACATCTAATCATCAGTCAACATCAGATTATCGTTTGATCATCAAcaatgtggaggagggagactcagcagtttattactgtgcTACATGGGACAGCTCTGCTAAAGAATAC GTATTCGGACAAGGCACCAAGCTGATTGTGACAA gctccagcctccctcctcctgtcctgACAGTCTTCCCTCCGTCCAGTGCTGAGCTCCAGTCCAACAAAGCCTCTCTGGTCTGTCTGTCCAGTCAGTCTGTGCCTTTTGCAGATGTCAGCTGGTTGCTTGGTGGGAGTCCAATGAGCAGTGGGATCTCTACCAGCACCGCTGTTCAGCAAGCAGACCAGACGTTCCAAATCAGCAGCTATCTGGCCGTCCAGACGTCAGACTGGAACATGGATAAggtttacacatgtaaagtgtctttgggCTCCCagactgcagagaaaaacatcaacaagtcCCACTGTCCCACTGAAGAACAGTAG
- the LOC144458595 gene encoding immunoglobulin lambda-1 light chain-like isoform X1: MLGTLCTLITALTYVDAAKVLTQTPAVHTVSTVQQVVLNCNIQRDDSQYVSWYKQVPGEAPQFVLRFFHSNSAPDYFGSGFSSDRFNSKSSSNIDYQFIIKRTETGDSAVYYCATWDTSAQEWVFGQGTKLIVTSSSLPPPVLTVFPPSSAELQSNKASLVCLSSQSVPFADVSWLLGGSPMSSGISTSTAVQQADQTFQISSYLAVQTSDWNMDKVYTCKVSLGSQTAEKNINKSHCPTEEQ; this comes from the exons atgctggGGACCCTCTGCACTCTCATCACTGCTCTAACAT ATGTTGATGCAGCCAAAGTGCTGACCCAGACGCCTGCTGTCCACACAGTTTCTACAGTACAACAAGTTGTTCTCAACTGCAACATTCAGAGAGATGATAGCCAATATGTCAGCTGGTATAAACAGGTTCCTGGTGAAGCTCCTCAGTTTGTTCTGAGATTTTTCCATTCTAACAGTGCACCAGACTACTTTGGATCAGGATTCTCCTCAGACAGATTCAACTCTAAATCCTCATCAAACATAGATTACCAGTTCATCATAAAGCGGACAGAGACAGGAGACTCTGCTGTCTATTACTGTGCAACATGGGACACCTCTGCTCAGGAGTG GGTATTCGGACAAGGCACCAAGCTGATTGTGACAA gctccagcctccctcctcctgtcctgACAGTCTTCCCTCCGTCCAGTGCTGAGCTCCAGTCCAACAAAGCCTCTCTGGTCTGTCTGTCCAGTCAGTCTGTGCCTTTTGCAGATGTCAGCTGGTTGCTTGGTGGGAGTCCAATGAGCAGTGGGATCTCTACCAGCACCGCTGTTCAGCAAGCAGACCAGACGTTCCAAATCAGCAGCTATCTGGCCGTCCAGACGTCAGACTGGAACATGGATAAggtttacacatgtaaagtgtctttgggCTCCCagactgcagagaaaaacatcaacaagtcCCACTGTCCCACTGAAGAACAGTAG
- the LOC144458589 gene encoding immunoglobulin lambda-1 light chain-like isoform X3, with the protein MLGTLCTLITALTCVSGVTVVTQKPPVMTLRKGETATMDCNLGTVTGYEAVWYKQIPGGVPQYVLRFYHTFSSAEYGSGFSSPKFTSNHQSTSDYRLIINNVEEGDSAVYYCKTLDGSANEFVFGQGTKLIVTSSSLPPPVLTVFPPSSAELQSNKASLVCLSSQSVPFADVSWLLGGSPVSSGISTSTAVQQADQTFQISSYLAVQTSDWNMDKVYTCKVSLGSQTAEKNINKSHCPTEEQ; encoded by the exons atgctggGGACCCTCTGCACTCTCATCACTGCTCTAACAT GTGTGAGTGGTGTGACGGTGGTGACACAGAAGCCTCCTGTTATGACGCtgaggaaaggagagacagCCACCATGGACTGTAACCTGGGGACTGTGACTGGTTATGAAGCAGTCTGGTATAAACAGATTCCAGGAGGAGTTCCTCAGTATGTGCTGAGGTTTTATCACACGTTTAGCTCTGCAGAGTATGGCTCTGGTTTCTCCTCCCCAAAGTTCACATCTAATCATCAGTCAACATCAGATTATCGTTTGATCATCAAcaatgtggaggagggagactcAGCAGTCTATTACTGTAAAACATTGGACGGCTCTGCTAATGAGTTC GTATTCGGACAAGGCACCAAGCTGATTGTGACAA gctccagcctccctcctcctgtcctgACAGTCTTCCCTCCGTCCAGTGCTGAGCTCCAGTCCAACAAAGCCTCTCTGGTCTGTCTGTCCAGTCAGTCTGTGCCTTTTGCAGATGTCAGCTGGTTGCTTGGTGGGAGTCCAGTGAGCAGTGGGATCTCTACCAGCACCGCTGTTCAGCAAGCAGACCAGACGTTCCAAATCAGCAGCTATCTGGCCGTCCAGACGTCAGACTGGAACATGGATAAggtttacacatgtaaagtgtctttgggCTCCCagactgcagagaaaaacatcaacaagtcACACTGTCCCACTGAAGAACAGTAG
- the LOC144458589 gene encoding immunoglobulin lambda-1 light chain-like isoform X2 encodes MLGTLCTLITALTYVDAVIVLTQTPAVHTVSTGQQVALNCNIQRYDSNYVIWYKQVPGEAPQYVLRFHHSDSAPDEFGSGFSSDRFNSKSSSNIDYQFIIKRTETGDSAVYYCQTWDDSASAAVFGQGTKLIVTSSSLPPPVLTVFPPSSAELQSNKASLVCLSSQSVPFADVSWLLGGSPVSSGISTSTAVQQADQTFQISSYLAVQTSDWNMDKVYTCKVSLGSQTAEKNINKSHCPTEEQ; translated from the exons atgctggGGACCCTCTGCACTCTCATCACTGCTCTAACAT ATGTTGATGCAGTGATAGTGCTGACCCAGACGCCTGCTGTCCACACAGTTTCTACAGGACAACAAGTTGCTCTCAACTGCAACATTCAGAGATATGATAGCAATTATGTCATCTGGTATAAACAGGTTCCTGGTGAAGCTCCTCAGTATGTTCTGAGATTTCACCATTCTGACAGTGCACCAGATGAGTTTGGATCAGGATTCTCCTCAGACAGATTCAACTCTAAATCTTCATCAAACATAGATTACCAGTTCATCATAAAGCGGACAGAGACAGGAGACTCTGCTGTCTATTACTGTCAGACATGGGATGACTCTGCTTCTGCAGCT GTATTCGGACAAGGCACCAAGCTGATTGTGACAA gctccagcctccctcctcctgtcctgACAGTCTTCCCTCCGTCCAGTGCTGAGCTCCAGTCCAACAAAGCCTCTCTGGTCTGTCTGTCCAGTCAGTCTGTGCCTTTTGCAGATGTCAGCTGGTTGCTTGGTGGGAGTCCAGTGAGCAGTGGGATCTCTACCAGCACCGCTGTTCAGCAAGCAGACCAGACGTTCCAAATCAGCAGCTATCTGGCCGTCCAGACGTCAGACTGGAACATGGATAAggtttacacatgtaaagtgtctttgggCTCCCagactgcagagaaaaacatcaacaagtcACACTGTCCCACTGAAGAACAGTAG
- the LOC144458589 gene encoding immunoglobulin lambda-1 light chain-like isoform X1, which translates to MLGTLYTLITALTYVDAVIVLTQTPAVHTVSTGQQVALNCNIQRYDSNYVIWYKQVPGEAPQYVLRFHHSDSAPDEFGSGFSSDRFNSKSSSNIDYQFIIKRTETGDSAVYYCQTWDDSASAAVFGQGTKLIVTSSSLPPPVLTVFPPSSAELQSNKASLVCLSSQSVPFADVSWLLGGSPVSSGISTSTAVQQADQTFQISSYLAVQTSDWNMDKVYTCKVSLGSQTAEKNINKSHCPTEEQ; encoded by the exons atgctggGGACCCTCTACACTCTCATCACTGCTCTAACAT ATGTTGATGCAGTGATAGTGCTGACCCAGACGCCTGCTGTCCACACAGTTTCTACAGGACAACAAGTTGCTCTCAACTGCAACATTCAGAGATATGATAGCAATTATGTCATCTGGTATAAACAGGTTCCTGGTGAAGCTCCTCAGTATGTTCTGAGATTTCACCATTCTGACAGTGCACCAGATGAGTTTGGATCAGGATTCTCCTCAGACAGATTCAACTCTAAATCTTCATCAAACATAGATTACCAGTTCATCATAAAGCGGACAGAGACAGGAGACTCTGCTGTCTATTACTGTCAGACATGGGATGACTCTGCTTCTGCAGCT GTATTCGGACAAGGCACCAAGCTGATTGTGACAA gctccagcctccctcctcctgtcctgACAGTCTTCCCTCCGTCCAGTGCTGAGCTCCAGTCCAACAAAGCCTCTCTGGTCTGTCTGTCCAGTCAGTCTGTGCCTTTTGCAGATGTCAGCTGGTTGCTTGGTGGGAGTCCAGTGAGCAGTGGGATCTCTACCAGCACCGCTGTTCAGCAAGCAGACCAGACGTTCCAAATCAGCAGCTATCTGGCCGTCCAGACGTCAGACTGGAACATGGATAAggtttacacatgtaaagtgtctttgggCTCCCagactgcagagaaaaacatcaacaagtcACACTGTCCCACTGAAGAACAGTAG
- the LOC117268335 gene encoding immunoglobulin lambda-1 light chain-like isoform X2 produces the protein MLGTLCTLITALTCVSGVTVVTQKPPVMTLRKGETATMDCNLGTVTGYEAVWYKQIPGGVPQYVLRFYHSWSSVVYGSGFSSPKFTSNHQSKTDYRLIINNVEVGDSAVYYCKTWDGSANEFVFGQGTKLIVTSSSLPPPVLTVFPPSSAELQSNKASLVCLSSQSVPFADVSWLLGGSPVSSGISTSSTVQQADQTFQISSYLAVQTSDWNMDKVYTCKVSLGSQTAEKNINKSHCPTEEQ, from the exons atgctggGGACCCTCTGCACTCTCATCACTGCTCTAACAT GTGTGAGTGGTGTGACGGTGGTGACACAGAAGCCTCCTGTTATGACGCtgaggaaaggagagacagCCACCATGGACTGTAACCTGGGGACTGTGACTGGTTATGAAGCAGTCTGGTATAAACAGATTCCAGGAGGAGTTCCTCAGTATGTGCTGAGGTTTTATCACAGCTGGAGCTCTGTAGTCTATGGCTCTGGTTTCTCTTCTCCAAAGTTCACATCTAATCATCAGTCAAAAACAGATTATCGTTTGATCATCAACAATGTGGAGGTGGGAGACTCAGCAGTCTATTACTGTAAAACATGGGACGGCTCTGCTAATGAGTTC GTATTCGGACAAGGCACCAAGCTGATTGTGACAA gctccagcctccctcctcctgtcctgACAGTCTTCCCTCCGTCCAGTGCTGAGCTCCAGTCCAACAAAGCCTCTCTGGTCTGTCTGTCCAGTCAGTCTGTGCCTTTTGCAGATGTCAGCTGGTTGCTTGGTGGGAGTCCAGTGAGCAGTGGGATCTCTACCAGCTCCACTGTTCAGCAAGCAGACCAGACGTTCCAAATCAGCAGCTATCTGGCCGTCCAGACGTCAGACTGGAACATGGATAAggtttacacatgtaaagtgtctttgggCTCCCagactgcagagaaaaacatcaacaagtcCCACTGTCCCACTGAAGAACAGTAG
- the LOC117268335 gene encoding immunoglobulin lambda-1 light chain-like isoform X1: MLGTLCTLITALTYVDAVIVLTQTPAVHTVSTGQQVVLNCNIQRYDGNYVSWYKQVPGEAPQYVLRFYHSNSAPDEFGSGFSSDRFNSKSSSDIDYQFIIKRTETGDSAVYYCQTWDDSADEAVFGQGTKLIVTSSSLPPPVLTVFPPSSAELQSNKASLVCLSSQSVPFADVSWLLGGSPVSSGISTSSTVQQADQTFQISSYLAVQTSDWNMDKVYTCKVSLGSQTAEKNINKSHCPTEEQ; encoded by the exons atgctggGGACCCTCTGCACTCTCATCACTGCTCTAACAT ATGTTGATGCAGTGATAGTGCTGACCCAGACGCCTGCTGTCCACACAGTTTCTACAGGACAACAAGTTGTTCTCAACTGCAACATTCAGAGATATGATGGAAATTATGTCAGCTGGTATAAACAGGTTCCTGGTGAAGCTCCTCAGTATGTTCTGAGATTTTACCATTCTAACAGTGCACCAGATGAGTTTGGATCAGGATTCTCCTCAGACAGATTCAACTCTAAATCTTCATCAGACATAGATTACCAGTTCATCATAAAGCGGACAGAGACAGGAGACTCTGCTGTTTATTACTGTCAGACATGGGATGACTCTGCTGATGAAGCT GTATTCGGACAAGGCACCAAGCTGATTGTGACAA gctccagcctccctcctcctgtcctgACAGTCTTCCCTCCGTCCAGTGCTGAGCTCCAGTCCAACAAAGCCTCTCTGGTCTGTCTGTCCAGTCAGTCTGTGCCTTTTGCAGATGTCAGCTGGTTGCTTGGTGGGAGTCCAGTGAGCAGTGGGATCTCTACCAGCTCCACTGTTCAGCAAGCAGACCAGACGTTCCAAATCAGCAGCTATCTGGCCGTCCAGACGTCAGACTGGAACATGGATAAggtttacacatgtaaagtgtctttgggCTCCCagactgcagagaaaaacatcaacaagtcCCACTGTCCCACTGAAGAACAGTAG